One stretch of Roseibium sp. HPY-6 DNA includes these proteins:
- a CDS encoding LysR substrate-binding domain-containing protein, with product MDKIEMMRAFVAVAQDSSFTAAGRRLGLSTKLVSKYVQQLESQLRTQLFNRTTRSVSLTDVGAAYLEHCRPILEQLDDLDSLVQERQGALAGLIRLTAPTGFGSTRLCEALAPFLRDHPDVELDMRLTDNRLALVEEGLDLAIRIGALKDSSLRARKLADMPLVLCASPDYLDRHGRPKDPRALSTHVCLVDNNQSEMNVWRFRSGGKENVLRPTGNVRSNSPGALARMAMGGLGITIAPLYAIEDALTDGRLEHVLPEHATDAFGVYALYPPNRHLTRRVRALIDFLAAEFGSRWQADTISTGSRN from the coding sequence TTGGACAAGATCGAAATGATGCGGGCGTTTGTTGCCGTCGCACAGGACAGCTCCTTCACCGCCGCAGGGCGCCGGCTTGGGCTGTCAACAAAACTCGTCAGCAAATATGTACAGCAGCTGGAAAGCCAGCTTCGAACGCAACTCTTCAATCGCACGACGCGCAGCGTCTCGCTGACGGATGTCGGCGCGGCTTACCTGGAGCATTGCCGGCCGATCCTGGAACAGCTCGATGACCTCGATTCCCTGGTGCAGGAACGTCAGGGCGCTCTTGCCGGGCTCATCCGGCTGACCGCGCCGACAGGCTTCGGCAGCACGCGGCTCTGCGAGGCTCTGGCTCCGTTTTTGCGCGATCATCCGGATGTTGAACTCGACATGCGGCTGACCGACAACAGACTGGCGCTTGTGGAGGAAGGACTGGATCTTGCAATCCGCATCGGTGCCTTAAAAGACTCATCCCTTCGGGCGCGCAAACTTGCCGACATGCCGCTTGTCCTGTGCGCATCCCCCGACTATCTGGACCGCCACGGCAGGCCGAAAGACCCAAGGGCGTTGAGCACCCATGTGTGCCTGGTCGACAACAACCAGTCGGAGATGAATGTCTGGCGGTTTCGCTCAGGCGGGAAAGAAAACGTGCTTCGCCCGACCGGAAACGTCCGGTCCAATTCTCCGGGCGCTCTGGCGCGCATGGCGATGGGCGGCCTCGGCATCACGATCGCGCCCCTTTACGCAATAGAGGACGCTCTCACGGACGGGCGGCTCGAACATGTGCTTCCCGAACATGCTACAGACGCCTTCGGGGTCTATGCACTCTATCCGCCGAACCGTCATCTCACACGGCGGGTGCGGGCGTTGATCGATTTTCTGGCAGCTGAGTTCGGCTCACGGTGGCAGGCGGATACGATCTCAACCGGCAGTCGGAATTGA
- a CDS encoding LysR family transcriptional regulator gives MLLDNISLFLAIVEKGSLAAAAREAGLSSTTVSERLAALEAHYDVVLLNRTTRSISLTEEGRVLVEGARAVLGEVEELDSRIRSGAQTLSGLIRISAPEDLGRNIISGAIADFQTNHPSISIDLHLSDGYVDIVGLGIDLAVRFGAISDSSLRIKHVATRRRILCASPAYLERHGAPETPADLRDHTCLMMRFGQNIDNSWEFRKGDVKHVVTVNGTLIANDGALVREWALQGRGIALKSEFDCAADIRAGRLIQLLRDYEPPGSPLQILFPPSRAQPRRVRAFAEHLIRVLRSVE, from the coding sequence ATGCTCCTCGATAATATCTCTCTCTTTTTGGCGATCGTTGAAAAAGGCAGTCTTGCCGCCGCGGCGCGTGAGGCCGGGCTGTCGTCGACCACTGTGTCAGAGCGGCTGGCTGCGCTTGAAGCCCACTACGATGTTGTTCTCCTCAACCGGACAACCCGGTCAATCAGTCTGACGGAAGAGGGGCGGGTTCTGGTTGAGGGTGCGCGTGCCGTTCTCGGCGAGGTCGAGGAGCTGGACAGCCGTATTCGCTCAGGCGCGCAAACACTGTCCGGCCTGATCCGGATCAGCGCTCCTGAAGACTTAGGGCGCAACATCATTTCAGGTGCGATTGCAGACTTTCAGACCAACCATCCCTCGATATCGATCGATCTGCATCTGTCGGACGGTTATGTCGATATTGTCGGGCTCGGGATTGATCTGGCGGTGCGGTTTGGCGCTATCAGCGACAGTTCTCTCAGGATCAAACACGTTGCCACCCGTCGGCGGATCCTGTGCGCCTCACCGGCCTATCTTGAAAGACACGGTGCGCCGGAAACCCCTGCGGATCTCAGGGACCACACCTGCCTGATGATGCGGTTCGGCCAGAATATCGACAACAGCTGGGAATTCAGGAAAGGGGACGTAAAGCACGTTGTCACGGTGAACGGCACCCTGATCGCCAATGACGGCGCGCTCGTGCGCGAATGGGCGCTGCAAGGCAGAGGCATTGCCTTGAAGTCTGAATTCGATTGCGCGGCGGACATCCGCGCTGGCCGGTTGATCCAGCTGCTTCGCGATTATGAGCCACCGGGTTCACCATTGCAGATCCTGTTCCCGCCGAGCCGTGCCCAACCCCGCCGGGTGCGTGCCTTCGCCGAGCATCTGATCAGAGTCCTGCGGAGTGTCGAGTAA
- a CDS encoding putative quinol monooxygenase, with translation MAKLTIVANIKANPDKVELVKSELLKLIDITRAEAGCINYDLHQDNENPAHFMFYENWESRELWQTHMSAPHLAAYMEATEGAVAEFTLNEMTVVG, from the coding sequence ATGGCCAAGCTCACAATCGTCGCAAATATCAAAGCCAATCCGGACAAGGTCGAACTCGTCAAATCCGAGCTCTTGAAACTGATCGACATCACGCGCGCCGAAGCCGGCTGCATCAACTACGACCTGCACCAGGACAACGAAAACCCGGCTCATTTCATGTTCTATGAAAACTGGGAGAGCCGTGAACTCTGGCAAACCCATATGAGTGCGCCGCACCTGGCCGCTTATATGGAGGCCACAGAAGGTGCCGTTGCAGAATTCACGCTGAACGAAATGACCGTAGTCGGCTGA
- a CDS encoding zinc-binding alcohol dehydrogenase family protein, producing the protein MKAVALTHYLPIDDPNSFLDVDLPKPVPEGRDLLVAVKAVSVNPVDTKVRAPKDTVEETPRVLGWDSAGVVEAVGPDVTLFKPGDEVYYAGDITRSGSNSEFQLIDERIVGLKPKTLGFAEAAALPLTTLTAYESFFDRLGIDRDGGNKGESILIIGAGGGVGSIGIQLAKAAGLKIIATASRPETSAWVRELGADEVVNHREDMVAQVRALGHEHVDHIAIFNDMRHWETAVELIRPEGAIVTIDDTSLPMPMEKMKMKAASLHWEFMFARAMFQTPDMIEQHKLLTYVAAEIDAGRIRTTLDTILSPINAANMRKAHALIETGTAKGKIVLEGF; encoded by the coding sequence ATGAAAGCCGTTGCACTGACTCATTATTTGCCGATCGACGACCCGAACTCCTTTCTGGATGTCGATCTCCCGAAACCTGTTCCGGAAGGCCGTGATCTTCTCGTCGCCGTGAAGGCGGTTTCCGTCAACCCGGTTGATACAAAAGTGCGGGCCCCGAAGGACACCGTTGAAGAAACGCCCCGTGTGCTCGGTTGGGACTCAGCCGGTGTCGTTGAGGCGGTCGGACCCGATGTCACGCTCTTCAAACCTGGAGACGAAGTATATTATGCCGGCGACATCACCCGGTCCGGATCGAATTCAGAGTTCCAACTAATCGATGAACGCATCGTCGGTTTGAAACCGAAAACCCTGGGCTTTGCAGAGGCCGCCGCGCTGCCTCTGACCACGCTGACCGCTTACGAATCCTTCTTTGATCGGCTCGGCATCGACCGGGACGGCGGCAACAAGGGCGAGAGCATTTTGATCATTGGTGCGGGTGGCGGTGTCGGGTCGATCGGCATTCAGCTGGCAAAAGCAGCCGGTCTGAAGATCATCGCAACCGCCTCACGCCCGGAAACCTCCGCCTGGGTGCGGGAACTCGGAGCCGATGAAGTGGTCAATCACCGGGAAGACATGGTCGCCCAGGTGCGCGCTCTCGGTCACGAGCATGTCGACCATATCGCCATCTTCAATGACATGCGCCATTGGGAAACGGCGGTAGAGTTGATCCGCCCTGAGGGAGCCATCGTTACCATCGACGACACCAGTCTGCCGATGCCCATGGAAAAAATGAAAATGAAGGCGGCCAGCCTCCACTGGGAGTTCATGTTCGCAAGAGCCATGTTCCAGACACCGGACATGATCGAACAGCACAAGCTTCTGACCTATGTCGCCGCAGAGATTGATGCTGGCCGTATACGTACAACACTCGACACCATCCTCAGTCCAATCAACGCGGCGAACATGCGCAAGGCGCATGCGCTCATTGAAACCGGCACCGCGAAGGGCAAGATCGTGCTAGAAGGGTTCTGA
- a CDS encoding thioredoxin family protein, whose translation MAALQPPVCDFGWQAPHFTLPATDGSTYKLADVAGEQSTLVMFICNHCPFVLAIMDKIIRDAHDMKEHGIGVVAICSNDPVSYPADSFENMQLMAEKHAFPFPYLHDADQSVAKDYDAVCTPDFFGFNKDMQLQYRGRLDATRMGSSPSDLRRDLFEAMKQIAETGKGPEDQIPSIGCSIKWK comes from the coding sequence ATGGCTGCACTTCAACCGCCCGTCTGCGACTTCGGCTGGCAAGCGCCTCATTTCACCCTGCCTGCTACGGACGGCAGCACCTATAAACTGGCAGATGTCGCCGGAGAACAGAGCACGCTGGTGATGTTCATCTGCAATCACTGCCCCTTCGTGTTGGCTATCATGGACAAGATCATCCGCGACGCCCACGACATGAAGGAACATGGGATCGGTGTGGTTGCGATCTGTTCGAACGACCCTGTTTCCTATCCTGCCGACAGTTTCGAAAACATGCAGCTGATGGCGGAAAAGCACGCGTTCCCCTTCCCTTACCTGCATGACGCGGACCAGAGTGTCGCGAAAGACTATGATGCCGTGTGTACGCCGGATTTCTTCGGGTTCAACAAGGATATGCAACTGCAATACCGCGGCCGCCTTGATGCAACACGCATGGGATCATCGCCTTCCGACTTGCGCCGCGACCTTTTCGAAGCCATGAAACAGATCGCGGAAACCGGTAAGGGTCCGGAGGATCAGATCCCGTCGATCGGTTGCTCCATCAAGTGGAAATAG
- a CDS encoding VOC family protein, translating to MQITQLNHVNLRTTQLDAMISWYQDVLGLKSGPRPDFPFPGAWLYAGETAFVHLVGIDGDAGTGSEVELKLEHFAFSANGANEFENRLQERGVEFRKSEIAAVNLVAFNVWDPDGNHIHVDFRVDE from the coding sequence ATGCAGATAACCCAGCTCAACCACGTCAACCTGCGCACCACGCAGCTTGACGCAATGATCTCCTGGTACCAGGACGTGCTCGGTCTCAAGTCGGGTCCCCGGCCTGATTTTCCCTTTCCCGGTGCCTGGCTCTATGCGGGCGAAACGGCATTTGTGCATCTGGTTGGCATTGATGGCGATGCTGGAACGGGTTCCGAGGTCGAACTGAAGCTTGAGCATTTTGCCTTTTCTGCAAACGGGGCGAATGAGTTCGAAAACCGGCTTCAGGAACGGGGTGTAGAGTTTCGCAAATCCGAAATTGCGGCCGTAAACCTCGTTGCCTTTAACGTCTGGGACCCGGACGGCAATCACATTCACGTTGATTTCCGCGTAGATGAATAA
- a CDS encoding YceI family protein, producing the protein MIRFLTGAAALSLAATQVAAEPHRYEIDPTHTTIAFMVDHIGYADTLGVFLDFEGGFTYDMDTKELSDLEITVKTASVESFNEARDNHVRNKDFLDVENYPVMTFTAQGGNATSDTTGTVEGNLTLLDQTQPLVLEVTLNKAAKYPFGHSRFTLGISARGTVQRSAFGMTYAVENGFVGDDVELIIETEAMRVEN; encoded by the coding sequence ATGATCCGTTTCCTCACAGGCGCAGCCGCATTGTCCCTTGCCGCGACACAGGTGGCAGCCGAACCCCATCGCTATGAAATTGACCCGACACACACGACGATTGCCTTTATGGTCGACCATATCGGCTACGCGGACACCCTCGGTGTTTTTCTCGATTTCGAAGGCGGGTTTACCTACGACATGGATACCAAGGAGCTGTCAGACCTCGAAATCACGGTCAAGACGGCAAGCGTGGAATCCTTCAATGAAGCCAGGGACAATCACGTTCGCAACAAGGACTTCCTGGATGTCGAGAATTACCCGGTCATGACATTCACGGCTCAAGGTGGAAACGCCACGAGTGACACCACCGGCACGGTTGAAGGCAATCTGACACTTCTCGATCAGACACAACCTCTCGTTCTGGAGGTGACACTCAACAAGGCGGCCAAATATCCATTTGGCCACAGTCGCTTCACCCTCGGGATCAGCGCGCGCGGTACTGTTCAACGCAGCGCGTTCGGTATGACCTATGCGGTCGAGAACGGCTTCGTCGGAGACGACGTTGAGCTCATTATCGAAACCGAAGCCATGCGCGTTGAAAACTGA
- a CDS encoding calcium-binding protein, translated as MKPFKKIAIAALAASVAGTALTAGLPAFAQSGVAAGDGGQQIQQAEGKQIAHKGERGKWGRGHGRGDREQRAERLFERFDADEDGVITEAEISEVRAQEFAASDADANGEISLEEFKAHFMERSNDRMVRAFQFLDSDGDGTVTQAEVDVVANRMFNRLDRDGNGTIERVRGQRGQAAENGGERQQRAERGERRGRGGPARMFMTMFDTDGSGSVTREDFDAKRAELFALADTNGSGSFTLEEFGPLWMAVNENRIVNMFQRADADGSLGITQEEAGKRLDNLMKRADRNKDGVITKADFKGGKKKGGKGKKHRG; from the coding sequence ATGAAACCGTTCAAGAAAATTGCAATTGCCGCTTTGGCTGCGAGTGTCGCGGGAACCGCGCTGACAGCCGGTCTTCCCGCCTTCGCCCAAAGCGGTGTTGCGGCAGGGGACGGGGGGCAACAGATACAGCAGGCTGAGGGCAAGCAGATCGCGCATAAGGGCGAACGCGGCAAATGGGGCCGCGGGCATGGCCGTGGCGACCGTGAACAGCGCGCAGAGCGTCTGTTCGAGCGTTTCGACGCCGACGAGGACGGCGTGATCACCGAAGCCGAGATATCGGAAGTTCGGGCCCAGGAATTCGCAGCTTCGGATGCTGACGCGAATGGCGAAATCAGCCTGGAAGAATTCAAGGCCCATTTCATGGAGCGTTCCAACGACCGGATGGTACGTGCCTTCCAGTTTCTTGATTCCGATGGCGACGGAACCGTGACACAGGCAGAAGTGGACGTCGTCGCAAACCGGATGTTCAACCGGCTTGATCGCGATGGTAACGGCACGATCGAGCGTGTGCGCGGCCAGCGCGGACAAGCGGCGGAAAACGGCGGCGAACGTCAACAGCGCGCCGAACGTGGTGAGCGCCGCGGGCGCGGCGGTCCGGCCCGCATGTTCATGACAATGTTCGATACGGACGGCAGCGGATCAGTCACAAGAGAAGACTTCGATGCAAAACGGGCAGAGCTGTTTGCTTTGGCCGACACAAATGGCAGCGGATCCTTCACGCTTGAAGAGTTCGGTCCGCTCTGGATGGCCGTCAATGAAAACAGGATCGTCAACATGTTCCAGCGCGCCGATGCCGACGGCAGCCTCGGGATTACCCAGGAAGAAGCCGGAAAACGCCTGGACAACCTGATGAAACGGGCAGACCGGAACAAGGATGGCGTAATCACCAAAGCAGACTTCAAGGGTGGAAAAAAGAAAGGCGGAAAAGGCAAGAAGCACCGCGGCTGA
- a CDS encoding response regulator yields MSDPSPHILVVDDHRDIRETLARYLIKNGLRATTAENAAHARKALKAASIDLVVLDVMMPGEDGLSLCRHLVETGSMPVILLTAMADDTDRVIGLEIGADDYVTKPFNPRELLARIRAVLRRTSLAPRERDPIEQERLHFDGWQLNVSRRELTDPDEVTVPLSSGEFQLLCAFLKRPKMVLNRDQLLDLTTGRTPGVFDRSIDNQVSRLRRKIEVDPKDPKMIKTVWGGGYMFTAEVKDHAE; encoded by the coding sequence GTGAGCGACCCGAGCCCGCATATTCTGGTGGTGGACGATCACCGCGACATTCGCGAGACGCTGGCCCGTTATCTCATCAAAAATGGGCTCAGGGCCACGACGGCTGAAAACGCGGCCCATGCACGCAAGGCTTTGAAAGCCGCGTCCATCGATCTCGTCGTGCTCGACGTCATGATGCCCGGTGAAGACGGGCTGTCCTTATGCCGTCACCTCGTGGAGACCGGTTCGATGCCGGTTATCCTGCTCACGGCCATGGCAGATGATACCGACAGGGTCATCGGGCTTGAGATCGGGGCAGACGACTATGTGACCAAGCCCTTCAACCCGCGCGAACTTCTGGCAAGAATCCGCGCCGTTCTCAGACGGACGTCGCTCGCTCCGCGGGAGCGCGACCCGATCGAGCAGGAACGCCTTCATTTCGACGGCTGGCAGCTCAACGTCTCACGCCGCGAACTGACGGATCCTGACGAGGTGACCGTTCCACTTTCTAGTGGTGAGTTTCAGCTGCTGTGTGCGTTTTTAAAACGTCCAAAAATGGTTTTGAACCGCGATCAGCTCTTGGATCTGACCACGGGACGAACGCCCGGCGTCTTTGACAGGTCGATCGACAATCAGGTCTCGCGACTGCGCCGGAAAATCGAAGTTGATCCCAAAGATCCCAAGATGATCAAGACGGTCTGGGGCGGCGGTTACATGTTCACCGCAGAAGTGAAAGATCACGCTGAATGA